A genome region from Setaria italica strain Yugu1 chromosome III, Setaria_italica_v2.0, whole genome shotgun sequence includes the following:
- the LOC101764293 gene encoding pentatricopeptide repeat-containing protein At1g11900, with the protein MWRLPPAAALRLLRRSLGATARLSVPGCLVRALLHEEQHTARANPHMTVRYLQWCGSDDDDDDEAIEAFKHDCSITASSSASDASASTAYIDKLSRSGNLVDAVRVLQHLHHQQIHVGLDTFNVLLQQAAEADGFDLFAKVFRYLLLSKLAPDSTSYMNVAKALQKLDECELILKFVREILEITQNRDPTVMNRIIFATAKYGDIDKSLIIFEELKKDRTLDVVTFNTILDMLGKAGRVDQMLHEVKLMEELGHYPDIVTYNTVINCLRRLGRLGLCKRFAGEMLERGINPDLRTYTALIDCFGRAGHITEALEMLDKMKMSHKPSVYVYRALISDVKKAGQFELAQKLSEEMNSSASDLLGPEDFKQKYKGRRFRDKR; encoded by the exons ATGTGGCGGCTCCCCCCGGCAGCGGCGCTCCGACTCCTCCGACGCTCGCTCGGCGCCACCGCCCGTCTCTCCGTTCCG GGGTGTTTGGTGCGTGCCTTGCTCCACGAGGAGCAGCACACTGCACGCGCTAATCCACACATGACTGTGCGTTACCTCCAATGGTGTGGTtcagatgatgatgacgatgatgaggcCATTGAGGCATTTAAGCATGATTGCTCGATCACAGCAAGCAGTAGTGCTTCAGATGCCTCAGCATCTACTGCTTATATTGACAAACTCAGCAGATCTGGCAACCTTGTTGATGCTGTTCGTGTTCTGCAGCATCTGCATCACCAGCAGATCCATGTTGGCCTGGACACGTTTAATGTGTTACTGCAGCAAGCAGCTGAAGCAGATGgctttgatctttttgccaagGTATTCAGGTACTTGCTGCTTTCAAAACTTGCTCCTGATTCTACTTCATATATGAATGTTGCCAAGGCCCTCCAGAAGTTGGATGAATGTGAATTGATACTCAAGTTTGTAAGAGAAATTTTGGAAATAACACAGAATAGAGACCCTACAGTAATGAATCGCATTATTTTTGCCACGGCTAAATATGGAGACATTGATAAAAGTTTGATCATCTTTGAAGAGTTGAAGAAAGATCGAACCTTGGATGTTGTCACGTTCAACACTATCTTGGACATGCTGGGGAAAGCTGGTCGAGTGGATCAAATGCTTCATGAGGTGAAGCTAATGGAAGAACTTGGCCATTATCCTGACATTGTGACTTACAATACTGTAATAAACTGCTTGCGAAGGCTTGGGAGATTAGGTCTGTGCAAAAGATTTGCAGGGGAAATGCTTGAGAGAGGCATCAATCCAGATCTTAGAACATACACAGCACTCATTGATTGTTTTGGACGGGCTGGTCATATTACTGAAGCCCTGGAAATGCTTGACAAGATGAAGATGTCCCACAAACCTTCAGTTTATGTCTATCGTGCACTGATCAGCGATGTGAAAAAGGCTGGACAGTTTGAACTAGCCCAAAAGCTCTCTGAAGAGATGAATTCAAGTGCATCAGATTTACTAGGCCCTGAAGATTTCAAACAGAAGTACAAGGGAAGAAGGTTCAGGGATAAAAGATAA
- the LOC101754574 gene encoding uncharacterized protein LOC101754574 — protein MDFRSANLVSPDTPMLSDDVESPQIKASRDVANAMAAKVKLLQRELKTLKADLAFSKERCAQLEEENRQLRDGNPDADEDMIRQQLETLLAEKARLAHENTLYARENRLLREIVEYHQLNMQDVVNLDEDDDDIEEEDEEDVDAEDDDDAEQYQDRGTSSPSHLAQEEKEHQAAAPEGDPDAAPQSPSRQTESPRTPSTNSGGAMDNEPPRMLNTNSGGTVEYEPHRLLSTNSGVISDDDSSAVPRRSKDDGSSPETTRDG, from the exons ATGGACTTCCGGAGCGCGAACCTGGTCAGCCCCGACACGCCGATGCTGTCCGACGACGTGGAGTCGCCTCAGATCAAGGCCTCTCGCGAC GTAGCGAACGCCATGGCGGCCAAGGTGAAGCTGCTGCAGCGCGAGCTCAAGACGTTGAAGGCCGACCTCGCCTTCTCCAAGGAGCGGTGCGCgcagctggaggaggagaaCCGGCAGCTCCGGGACGGCAAccccgacgccgacgaggaCATG ATACGGCAGCAGCTGGAGACGCTGCTCGCGGAGAAGGCGCGGCTGGCGCACGAGAACACGCTGTACGCCCGCGAGAACCGGCTCCTGCGGGAGATCGTCGAGTACCACCAGCTTAACATGCAGGACGTCGTCAACctcgacgaggacgacgacgacatcgaggaggaggacgaggaagatgtcgacgccgaggacgacgacgacgcggagcAGTACCAGGATCGCGGCACGTCCTCGCCGTCCCACCTTGCGCAGGAGGAAAAGGAGCACCAGGCGGCCGCTCCGGAGGGCGATCCGGACGCCGCCCCGCAGTCGCCCTCCCGGCAGACGGAATCGCCGCGGACGCCGAGCACGaacagcggcggcgccatggacaATGAGCCGCCGCGGATGCTGAACACGAACAGCGGCGGCACGGTTGAGTACGAACCCCATCGGCTGCTGAGCACAAACAGCGGCGTCATCTCTGACGATGATTCGTCTGCGGTGCCCCGGAGGTCCAAGGATGATGGCTCGTCACCTGAAACGACGCGCGACGGCTGA
- the LOC101765513 gene encoding KH domain-containing protein SPIN1 — MDGLHGTDACFSPARAMSPQVRPPGPPDVGSQYLADLLQEHQKLGPFMQVLPICSRLLNQEIMRVSNMRRQHGAGEFEKFPIASPNQMHPSPPMPNFCGNGYSPWNGMHSERVGVPQGAMGWQGPPQSPSSYIVKKILRLEVPTHTYPNFNFIGRLLGPRGNSLKRIEASTGCRVFIRGKGSIKDSGKEEQLKGRPGYEHLSEPLHILIEAELPANVIDARLAKAQEILEELLKPVDESQDYYKRQQLRELAMLNSPLREESPHPGGAPPSPFSNGGMKRVKQ, encoded by the exons atggACGGCCTGCACGGTACGGACGCCTGCTTCTCCCCCGCGAGGGCCATGTCGCCGCAGGTCAGGCCCCCCGGGCCGCCGGACGTAGGCAG TCAGTACCTGGCGGACTTGCTGCAGGAGCATCAGAAGCTGGGGCCGTTTATGCAGGTGCTCCCAATCTGCAGCAGGCTGCTGAATCAAG AAATAATGCGGGTGTCGAATATGCGGCGCCAACATGGTGCTGGGGAGTTCGAGAAGTTTCCAATCGCTAGCCCAAACCAGATGCATCCGTCACCCCCCATGCCAAATTTTTGCGGGAACGGTTATAGTCCATGGAATGGGATGCATTCAGAG AGAGTAGGTGTTCCACAAGGAGCTATGGGTTGGCAAGGACCCCCACAAAGTCCCTCTTCatacattgtcaagaagattttGCGGTTGGAAGTACCAACACATACATACCCTAAT TTCAATTTTATTGGCCGTCTTCTTGGCCCAAGGGGAAATTCTTTGAAGAGGATTGAAGCCTCTACAGGTTGTCGTGTTTTCATCAGAGGGAAGGGCTCAATTAAAGATTCTGGCAAG GAGGAACAACTTAAAGGAAGACCTGGCTATGAACACTTGAGTGAGCCCCTCCATATCTTGATTGAAGCTGAGTTACCTGCTAATGTGATCGATGCAAGACTTGCAAAGGCACAAGAGATCCTTGAAGAGCTATTGAAGCCAGTG GACGAATCACAAGACTACTACAAGAGACAGCAACTCCGGGAACTTGCCATGTTAAATTCACCCCTCCGAGAGGAGAGTCCACATCCAGGTGGTGCTCCTCCTAGCCCCTTTAGTAATGGTGGCATGAAACGAGTGAAACAATGA